The proteins below are encoded in one region of Deinococcus ruber:
- the hisD gene encoding histidinol dehydrogenase, with amino-acid sequence MEYFKKAPPQPAAVNQEIQDTVSRIISDVEKEGVDAVRRYSEKFDGFAPAELRLSEADIQAQLSGLDERVTSAIDFSIAQVKHFAELQRRTLTDFEEETLPGVTIGQKQIPVNAVGSYIPGGRYPILASAVMTIGVPKVAGVKRIVACAPIQRGTGKVNALQLYGMVRSGADEIYAIGGAQAMAAMAFGLDGAPPLEAVDMIVGAGNAYVAEAKRQLFGVVGIDLLAGPTEICILADETADPEKVAADLLAQAEHGTNSQSVLITSSRAVAEEVSKQIERQLAILPTADAAGASWRDYGEIMLVADDEEMVKVSDQVASEHLEVMTRDPDWYLQRLTNYGSLFLGQNATVAYGDKGIGTNHVLPTSRAARYTGGLWVGKFIKTVTWQRVSDAANATVAPPFIRMADTEGMIGHADSMRLRIR; translated from the coding sequence ATGGAATATTTCAAGAAAGCCCCACCGCAGCCCGCCGCCGTCAATCAGGAAATTCAGGACACCGTGTCGCGCATCATCTCGGATGTCGAGAAGGAAGGTGTGGACGCCGTGCGCCGCTACAGCGAGAAGTTCGACGGCTTCGCGCCCGCTGAACTTCGCCTGTCTGAAGCCGATATTCAGGCGCAGCTGAGCGGTCTGGATGAGCGAGTCACGAGCGCGATTGATTTCAGCATCGCTCAGGTCAAGCACTTCGCGGAACTTCAGCGCCGCACCCTGACAGACTTCGAGGAAGAGACGCTGCCGGGCGTGACCATCGGGCAGAAGCAGATTCCGGTCAACGCGGTGGGGTCGTACATTCCCGGTGGGCGTTACCCGATTCTGGCCTCGGCAGTCATGACCATCGGCGTGCCGAAAGTGGCGGGCGTGAAGCGCATCGTGGCGTGTGCGCCGATTCAGCGCGGTACCGGCAAGGTCAATGCCCTGCAACTGTACGGCATGGTGAGGAGCGGGGCCGACGAGATCTACGCGATTGGCGGCGCTCAGGCGATGGCGGCGATGGCCTTCGGGCTCGACGGTGCGCCGCCGCTGGAAGCCGTGGATATGATCGTGGGCGCAGGAAACGCCTACGTTGCCGAGGCCAAGCGTCAGCTGTTCGGCGTGGTGGGCATCGATCTGCTGGCTGGCCCGACTGAAATCTGCATCCTGGCCGACGAAACGGCAGACCCTGAAAAGGTCGCGGCCGATCTGCTGGCCCAGGCCGAACACGGCACCAACTCGCAGTCGGTGCTGATCACGTCGTCGCGTGCGGTGGCCGAAGAGGTGAGCAAGCAGATCGAGCGTCAGCTTGCCATCCTGCCCACCGCCGACGCTGCCGGAGCGTCGTGGCGCGATTACGGCGAAATCATGCTGGTGGCAGACGACGAGGAAATGGTGAAGGTTTCGGATCAGGTGGCCTCCGAGCATCTGGAAGTGATGACCCGCGACCCCGACTGGTACTTGCAGCGCCTGACCAACTACGGCTCGCTGTTTCTGGGGCAGAATGCCACCGTCGCTTACGGCGACAAGGGCATCGGCACCAATCACGTGTTGCCCACCAGCCGCGCCGCCCGCTACACCGGGGGGCTGTGGGTGGGCAAATTCATCAAGACCGTGACGTGGCAGCGGGTTTCGGACGCGGCCAATGCCACCGTGGCCCCGCCTTTCATCCGCATGGCCGACACCGAGGGCATGATCGGTCACGCCGATTCCATGCGCCTGCGAATTCGCTAA
- a CDS encoding metallophosphoesterase, protein MELYDPRPTVAIPDLNGKYERFLLALEHAPPAEHFLVFLGDMIDDGPGVRQILQHLRQIHAEHGLQVLAGNHEELMINALCGLPGERHPIDPTPRDTPEWQRWLRNGGRATLASYDSKQELVSDVQWLMQHSKRWFIRRRWLYSHATRPHPDQQPISPEQRTPAGADLLLWDRPTSTANLYELREDLIGSVHGHTPRPQPDRLLGPDRKPAWFIDLGKHARDIAIHHSETGAHVLKAPPVIQESRAQSVSPVRFPTLFRKKAT, encoded by the coding sequence ATGGAGCTGTATGATCCCAGACCCACGGTCGCTATCCCCGATCTGAACGGCAAGTATGAGCGCTTCCTGCTGGCTCTGGAACATGCCCCGCCCGCCGAACATTTTCTGGTGTTCCTGGGAGACATGATCGACGACGGCCCCGGTGTCCGGCAGATTCTTCAGCACCTGCGCCAGATTCACGCCGAGCATGGCCTCCAGGTGCTGGCGGGCAATCACGAAGAGCTGATGATCAATGCGCTGTGCGGTCTGCCCGGCGAACGGCATCCCATCGACCCCACGCCGCGAGATACCCCGGAGTGGCAGCGCTGGCTGAGAAATGGCGGGCGGGCAACCCTCGCCAGCTACGACAGCAAGCAGGAACTGGTCAGCGACGTGCAGTGGCTGATGCAGCACAGTAAACGCTGGTTTATTCGGCGGAGGTGGCTGTACAGCCATGCCACCCGGCCCCATCCGGACCAGCAGCCGATCAGCCCCGAGCAGCGCACCCCGGCAGGAGCCGACCTGCTGCTATGGGATCGTCCCACCAGCACCGCCAATCTGTACGAACTGCGCGAAGATCTGATCGGCTCGGTGCACGGGCACACGCCCCGCCCCCAGCCTGACCGCCTGCTGGGACCCGACCGAAAACCCGCCTGGTTTATCGACCTGGGCAAACACGCCCGCGACATCGCCATTCACCACAGCGAAACCGGCGCACACGTGCTGAAAGCGCCCCCGGTGATACAGGAGAGCCGCGCCCAGTCAGTTTCTCCGGTGCGGTTCCCCACTCTCTTCAGAAAGAAAGCCACCTGA
- a CDS encoding 6-pyruvoyl trahydropterin synthase family protein, with protein sequence MPWTLRTEFTFDSAHVIVGYDGPCGRLHGHTYKVRMELSTDRLRPSEHVKRSIMVADFKTLKWAKKDALQGGLDHTYLNDLAELGDDTTAEVLAAYLHRHTLQRVRADLPPGDDGADLKLRVTLWETADSSCEYWE encoded by the coding sequence GTGCCCTGGACATTAAGAACGGAGTTCACCTTCGACTCGGCGCACGTGATCGTGGGCTATGACGGCCCGTGTGGGCGGCTACACGGGCACACCTACAAAGTCCGGATGGAACTGTCCACCGACCGTCTGCGCCCCAGCGAACACGTCAAACGCTCGATCATGGTCGCCGATTTCAAGACCCTGAAGTGGGCCAAGAAAGATGCCCTTCAGGGTGGCCTCGACCATACCTACCTCAATGACCTCGCAGAACTGGGCGACGACACCACCGCCGAGGTACTCGCCGCCTATCTGCACCGCCACACCCTGCAGCGGGTGCGTGCCGACCTGCCCCCCGGCGACGACGGAGCCGATCTGAAGCTGCGCGTCACCCTCTGGGAAACGGCGGACAGCAGCTGCGAGTACTGGGAGTGA
- the queC gene encoding 7-cyano-7-deazaguanine synthase QueC, translating to MTNTHKRAVVLLSGGLDSSTTLAMALRDGYTCTALSFRYGQRHTIELERAAQIARHFGAAHRVIDINIGSFGGSALTDDAMTVPTDGTDDGVIPSTYVPGRNTVFIAVGLSLAEAMDAERLYLGINAVDYSGYPDCRPEYLAAFQTLADLATKAGLEGHGARLTAPLVSMTKTDIVNAALELGVPIALTWSCYQGGEEPCGVCDSCRIRDRALIDAGHPELATRHAQERLASPTS from the coding sequence ATGACGAACACACACAAACGCGCCGTGGTGCTGCTGTCGGGTGGGCTGGACTCCAGCACGACCCTGGCAATGGCCCTGCGAGACGGCTACACCTGCACCGCCCTGTCGTTCCGCTACGGGCAGCGGCATACCATCGAACTGGAGCGGGCGGCGCAGATTGCCCGGCATTTTGGCGCGGCGCACCGGGTGATCGACATCAACATCGGCAGCTTCGGGGGCAGTGCCCTGACCGATGACGCCATGACGGTTCCGACGGATGGCACCGACGACGGCGTGATTCCCTCGACGTATGTGCCGGGGCGCAACACCGTGTTTATCGCGGTGGGCCTGAGTCTGGCGGAAGCGATGGACGCCGAGCGCCTCTATCTGGGTATCAATGCAGTGGACTACAGCGGCTATCCCGACTGCCGCCCGGAGTATCTGGCGGCCTTTCAGACGCTGGCGGATCTGGCGACCAAAGCGGGGCTGGAAGGGCACGGAGCCAGATTGACTGCGCCGCTGGTCAGCATGACCAAGACCGACATCGTGAACGCGGCGCTGGAACTGGGCGTGCCGATTGCCCTGACGTGGAGTTGCTATCAGGGCGGCGAGGAACCGTGCGGCGTGTGCGACTCGTGCCGTATCCGTGATAGGGCACTCATCGACGCCGGACATCCCGAACTGGCGACCCGGCACGCTCAGGAAAGGCTGGCTTCTCCCACTTCCTGA
- the queF gene encoding preQ(1) synthase, with product MTIQDQAVKGFDRRYDVQGLDAIDVAVLDTFPHVREDDASAYPGEPIEIVISTDEFSPVCPWSGLPDFGKLEIRYVPSTKCVELKSFKYYLTSYRFVGIYHEHATRRVLADLVRLLEPERLTVTADYGMRGGINTVVTARYTAPELR from the coding sequence ATGACTATTCAGGATCAGGCTGTCAAAGGCTTTGACCGCCGCTATGACGTGCAGGGCCTCGACGCGATCGACGTGGCTGTGCTCGATACCTTCCCGCACGTGCGCGAAGACGACGCCTCTGCATATCCCGGTGAACCGATCGAGATCGTCATTTCGACCGATGAATTCAGCCCGGTGTGTCCGTGGAGTGGCCTGCCCGATTTCGGAAAGCTGGAGATCCGGTACGTTCCCAGCACGAAATGCGTCGAACTCAAGAGCTTCAAGTATTACCTGACGAGCTACCGCTTCGTGGGCATCTACCACGAACATGCCACCCGCCGCGTGCTGGCCGACCTCGTGCGCCTGCTGGAACCCGAGCGGTTGACCGTGACCGCCGATTACGGCATGCGCGGCGGCATCAATACCGTCGTGACGGCCCGGTATACGGCTCCAGAGCTGCGCTGA
- a CDS encoding 7-carboxy-7-deazaguanine synthase QueE, whose amino-acid sequence MSRAIKYPVYERFYTWQGEGVHLGAAAYFIRLYGCPQACPWCDSAGTWHPEYRPAGVTLMSADELTAVVAQDSPPGAFVVITGGEPILFDLGPLVDALHALGRRIHLETSGIAALRGALDWVTLSPKPFGTWPTPEVVARADEVKIIVHDPADIQAGLNTLAGLRPDAVIWLHPEWSKARERDAGVLNAITDAVKADPRLRAGYQMHKLYRADELDAHSDKRLIPLGGNKELGY is encoded by the coding sequence GTGAGCCGAGCCATCAAATACCCGGTGTACGAGCGCTTCTACACCTGGCAGGGCGAGGGCGTGCATCTGGGGGCCGCCGCGTACTTCATCCGGCTGTACGGCTGCCCGCAGGCCTGCCCGTGGTGCGACAGCGCCGGAACGTGGCATCCCGAGTACCGCCCGGCAGGTGTCACGCTCATGTCGGCAGACGAACTGACCGCCGTGGTGGCGCAGGACAGCCCACCCGGAGCCTTCGTGGTCATCACCGGAGGTGAGCCGATCCTGTTCGACCTGGGGCCGCTGGTGGACGCGCTGCACGCGCTGGGTCGCCGGATCCACCTTGAAACCAGCGGCATCGCGGCGCTGCGGGGAGCACTGGACTGGGTGACGCTCAGCCCGAAACCCTTCGGAACATGGCCGACCCCGGAGGTGGTAGCCCGCGCCGATGAAGTCAAGATCATCGTGCATGACCCAGCCGACATTCAGGCCGGGCTGAACACGCTCGCGGGCCTGCGACCAGACGCGGTGATCTGGCTGCATCCGGAATGGAGCAAGGCCCGTGAACGCGACGCCGGGGTGCTCAATGCCATCACCGACGCAGTGAAGGCCGACCCACGCCTACGGGCGGGCTACCAGATGCACAAGCTCTACCGCGCCGACGAACTCGACGCCCACAGCGACAAACGACTGATTCCGCTCGGCGGCAACAAGGAACTGGGGTACTGA
- a CDS encoding amino acid ABC transporter permease — translation MDNAILRSAWEALPTLLAATPLTLGFALAAMVLGLPLGLTVALLRLFAPPPLRQVAALYVSFIRGTPLLVQIFVVYYGLPSLGLTLTPIQGGVLALTLNTAAYLSETIRAAIQSVAVGQREAAYSLGLSRAQTMTLVILPQAARVALPSLGNSLIGLVKDTSLVSVITVVELLRSAQLVIARTFEPFGPYLAAALIYWAISSLLELVQRRLEKRLTPGG, via the coding sequence ATGGATAATGCCATTCTTCGAAGTGCGTGGGAAGCTCTGCCCACCCTGCTGGCCGCCACCCCACTGACGCTCGGCTTTGCGCTGGCGGCGATGGTGCTGGGCCTGCCGCTGGGTCTGACGGTGGCGCTGCTGCGGCTGTTCGCGCCCCCTCCGCTGCGTCAGGTGGCGGCGCTGTACGTCTCGTTTATTCGCGGGACGCCCCTGCTGGTGCAGATTTTTGTGGTCTATTACGGGCTGCCGAGTCTGGGCCTGACGCTGACACCGATTCAGGGCGGCGTGCTGGCCCTGACGCTCAACACCGCCGCGTACCTGTCGGAAACCATTCGAGCCGCCATTCAGAGCGTGGCGGTGGGTCAGCGGGAAGCGGCGTACAGCCTGGGACTCAGCCGCGCCCAGACGATGACGCTGGTGATTCTTCCCCAGGCGGCGCGGGTGGCCCTGCCCAGCCTGGGCAACAGCCTGATCGGCCTCGTCAAAGACACCTCGCTCGTGTCGGTCATCACGGTGGTCGAACTGCTGCGAAGCGCTCAGCTGGTGATTGCCCGCACCTTTGAACCGTTCGGGCCGTACCTGGCGGCGGCACTGATCTACTGGGCCATCAGCAGTCTGCTGGAACTGGTGCAGCGCCGCCTTGAAAAAAGGCTGACTCCCGGCGGCTGA
- a CDS encoding ester cyclase, with protein sequence MPSEDLTPDLYAHDPDELGSAAEADSPLLHALHRVWNDKALGLIYEDYAHNTPFHLESAEHYGRDAVMTFALQTLAAFPDLRLLGTETIWSGNEQDGTVSQRVTWSGRHLGHGIYGPPSGAAVQIRVLVQRRLRAGRVVEEWLVRDEAALLRQLGHDPGEWVSRQPQSAAPAASQTHGELVRAQGQQAPPLVLDGDPSNPAELPGRLYGLVWNARMLSAVSDFYAPDAVIWGPGNRRLQGHADLQAFLLQLLSAFPDAVLQPDEVTCQGNAVAARWTFQGTHDGPSVYGLPSGQRVRVTGISHFDLMGGKVVREFMLFNEVDLLRQLIRTG encoded by the coding sequence GTGCCCTCTGAAGACCTGACCCCCGACCTGTATGCCCACGATCCGGACGAACTCGGGAGCGCAGCTGAAGCCGACTCGCCCCTGCTTCACGCCCTGCACCGCGTCTGGAACGACAAAGCGCTTGGCCTGATCTACGAGGACTACGCCCACAACACACCGTTTCATCTGGAAAGCGCCGAACACTACGGGCGTGACGCAGTGATGACCTTCGCGCTTCAGACGCTGGCCGCCTTTCCCGACCTGCGCCTGCTGGGAACTGAAACGATCTGGAGTGGCAACGAACAGGACGGCACGGTTTCGCAGCGCGTCACCTGGAGTGGTCGGCACCTCGGACATGGCATCTATGGGCCACCCAGCGGCGCAGCCGTGCAGATCCGCGTTCTCGTGCAGCGGCGGCTGCGGGCGGGGCGGGTGGTGGAAGAGTGGCTGGTACGCGACGAGGCCGCCCTGCTGCGCCAGCTGGGGCACGACCCAGGCGAATGGGTCAGCCGCCAGCCCCAGAGCGCCGCGCCCGCAGCCTCGCAGACCCACGGCGAACTGGTCCGCGCTCAGGGCCAGCAGGCTCCGCCACTCGTGCTGGACGGCGACCCGTCCAATCCCGCCGAACTGCCCGGACGGCTGTACGGTCTGGTCTGGAATGCCCGAATGCTCAGCGCGGTCAGCGACTTCTACGCGCCGGACGCGGTGATCTGGGGGCCGGGCAACCGCCGCCTTCAGGGTCACGCCGACCTGCAAGCCTTCCTGCTGCAACTGCTCTCGGCCTTCCCCGACGCGGTTCTTCAGCCCGACGAGGTGACGTGTCAGGGCAATGCGGTGGCGGCCCGCTGGACGTTCCAGGGAACCCACGACGGCCCCAGCGTGTACGGCCTCCCCAGCGGCCAGCGCGTGCGCGTCACCGGCATCAGCCACTTTGACCTGATGGGCGGCAAGGTCGTGCGCGAGTTCATGCTCTTCAACGAAGTCGACCTGCTGAGGCAGCTGATCAGGACTGGCTGA
- a CDS encoding carbon-nitrogen hydrolase family protein yields MLPIAVVQDAPFPLTAPLSDFTASVQSLLGSFPQTRLIVYPELHLFGGAAGQSELNASAEPLDGPRLQTLAQLAGDLGVWLVPGSVCERGPAGQLFNTAVALSPEGKLAASYRKLFPWRPYEPFDPGEAFVTFDLPDIGRAGFSICYDAWFPEVTRHLAWMGAQVVLNVVKTTTCDRAQEVILARANAIVNQVFVVSVNAAGPVGTGQSLIVDPEGLVRAAASGANVTVLTDVLDLGHVERVRTYGTAGLTRPWSQFQPGDTPIRLPLYGGEMAPERWSPDREG; encoded by the coding sequence GTGTTGCCCATCGCGGTGGTGCAGGACGCGCCGTTTCCGCTCACTGCGCCGCTGAGCGACTTCACGGCCTCGGTACAGTCGCTGCTCGGCTCGTTTCCTCAGACCCGCCTGATCGTCTATCCGGAGCTGCATCTCTTCGGGGGCGCGGCGGGGCAAAGCGAACTGAACGCCAGTGCCGAACCGCTGGACGGGCCACGCCTTCAGACGCTGGCGCAACTGGCGGGCGACCTGGGCGTCTGGCTGGTACCCGGCAGCGTGTGCGAGCGCGGCCCCGCCGGGCAACTGTTCAATACGGCGGTGGCGCTCTCGCCGGAAGGGAAGCTGGCGGCCTCATACCGCAAGCTCTTTCCCTGGCGGCCCTATGAACCCTTCGACCCCGGCGAGGCGTTCGTGACCTTCGATCTGCCGGACATCGGGCGAGCGGGCTTTTCCATCTGCTACGACGCGTGGTTTCCCGAAGTGACCCGGCACCTGGCGTGGATGGGCGCACAGGTCGTGCTGAACGTGGTCAAGACGACGACGTGCGACCGCGCTCAGGAGGTGATCCTGGCTCGGGCGAATGCCATCGTCAATCAGGTGTTCGTGGTCAGTGTGAACGCGGCGGGGCCAGTCGGCACGGGCCAGAGCCTGATCGTGGACCCGGAAGGACTGGTACGGGCAGCTGCCAGCGGCGCGAACGTCACCGTGCTGACCGATGTGCTGGACCTCGGGCACGTGGAGCGGGTTCGCACCTACGGCACGGCGGGTCTGACACGGCCCTGGAGCCAGTTCCAGCCTGGCGACACTCCGATCAGGCTGCCGCTGTACGGCGGAGAGATGGCCCCGGAGCGCTGGAGCCCGGATCGGGAAGGCTGA
- a CDS encoding ester cyclase, with the protein MTTDSTLPVFDFATRPDYAEFVQAAGSGRRHALSGFDADYVDIVDYIVRCTHKIWEEKAIGLIYTHYAHNALVHTASGGSFYGREQVVQNTLQNQAIWGDLRAYADDVIWGGDEETGYYTSHRHVNTATHTGYTEYGPPTGRKIFYWGIADCLIRRNLIVEEWLTHDGVTIIKQMGYDPLALAKRTVLPASPHTHGEIDRLPTGQQSPAFAVVPDGREDPQGFIRAIIQNMWNARLINMVREHYAPTAVAFVPDSRKLYGHGDYENFVITLMACFPDLAVNIDHQCVLGDAERGYRVATRCTFQGTHEGYGPYGAPTGRRISMIVISHQSVQDGKITREWTVFNEFELLKQLYGQIGALGAL; encoded by the coding sequence GTGACCACCGATTCCACCCTGCCCGTCTTCGATTTCGCCACCCGCCCCGATTACGCCGAGTTCGTTCAGGCGGCGGGAAGTGGGCGCAGACACGCCCTGAGCGGCTTCGACGCCGATTACGTGGACATCGTGGATTATATCGTCCGGTGTACCCACAAGATCTGGGAAGAGAAGGCCATCGGGCTGATCTATACCCACTACGCGCACAACGCACTGGTTCACACCGCCAGCGGGGGCAGCTTTTACGGGCGCGAACAGGTGGTGCAGAACACCCTGCAAAATCAGGCGATCTGGGGCGATCTGCGGGCCTACGCCGACGACGTGATCTGGGGCGGAGACGAGGAAACGGGCTATTACACGTCTCACCGCCACGTCAACACCGCCACCCACACCGGCTACACCGAATACGGCCCGCCCACAGGCCGCAAAATTTTTTACTGGGGCATTGCCGACTGCCTGATCCGCCGGAATCTGATCGTGGAAGAGTGGCTGACCCACGACGGCGTGACCATCATCAAGCAGATGGGCTATGACCCGCTGGCCCTGGCAAAACGGACGGTGCTGCCCGCTTCCCCGCACACGCACGGCGAGATCGATCGCCTGCCCACCGGCCAGCAGTCGCCCGCGTTCGCCGTCGTGCCAGACGGCAGGGAAGATCCACAGGGCTTCATCCGCGCCATTATTCAGAATATGTGGAATGCCCGCCTGATCAATATGGTGCGCGAGCATTACGCCCCGACCGCCGTGGCCTTTGTGCCCGATTCGCGCAAGCTGTACGGGCACGGCGATTACGAGAATTTCGTGATTACTCTGATGGCCTGCTTTCCCGATCTGGCGGTCAATATCGATCATCAGTGCGTGCTGGGCGACGCCGAGCGAGGGTACCGCGTGGCGACTCGCTGCACTTTTCAGGGCACCCACGAGGGGTACGGGCCGTATGGCGCACCCACCGGGCGGCGCATCTCGATGATCGTGATCAGTCATCAGAGTGTTCAGGACGGCAAGATCACGCGGGAATGGACGGTCTTCAACGAATTTGAACTGCTTAAGCAGCTTTACGGGCAGATCGGGGCGTTGGGTGCCCTCTGA
- a CDS encoding potassium/proton antiporter, whose protein sequence is MLLSTDATTIALLVSGALLLLSLFASKVGGRLGLPGLLLFLVIGMLAGSEGPGGIMFDNYELTQFVGTVALVFILFNGGLETSWRTTRPVLWSGISLATLGVVLTLGIVGAAAHYILGVPWVLALLLGTIVAPTDASAVFSVLKERALGLKGQIRPLLEFESGINDPTAVALVLGLTELATHPDLPLLSIAGGFAQELILGAGIGFAFGRLGVWLLNRVNLPLDGLYYVFTVALVAVIYGLTALFHGSGFLAVYIAAVILGNSDFIHKRTLRLFHEGLSYLFEVVMFLLLGLLVFPTQLLSVALPALLVSLVLIVVARPAAVFLGLAATRIPLTHKAMVAWVGLRGAVPIILATFPLLAKVEGAHTLFNVAFFVVLVSILVQGTSLPLVARLLDVKVPLDNHPTMPLEYTPTGAGKNDLVELILPAHSPVVGQRIVDLHLPAEALIVLLRRGDEYLIPRGNTKLYAGDVLQMLGSKAFLDEVRVRTAAEDT, encoded by the coding sequence ATGTTACTGAGCACCGACGCCACGACCATCGCCCTTCTCGTCAGCGGAGCGTTGCTCCTGCTCAGCCTGTTCGCCAGCAAAGTCGGCGGGCGGCTGGGGTTGCCCGGCCTGCTGCTGTTTCTGGTGATCGGTATGCTGGCAGGCAGCGAAGGCCCCGGCGGGATCATGTTCGATAATTACGAGCTGACCCAGTTTGTCGGCACCGTCGCCCTGGTCTTCATCCTCTTCAACGGTGGCCTGGAAACCAGCTGGCGCACCACTCGCCCGGTGCTGTGGTCCGGCATCTCGCTGGCGACCCTGGGCGTGGTGCTGACGCTGGGAATCGTGGGAGCTGCCGCGCATTACATCCTGGGAGTTCCCTGGGTACTCGCGCTGCTGCTCGGAACAATCGTGGCTCCGACCGACGCCTCGGCGGTCTTCTCGGTGCTCAAGGAGCGTGCCCTGGGCCTGAAGGGGCAGATCAGGCCACTTCTCGAATTCGAATCGGGCATCAACGATCCGACCGCTGTGGCCCTGGTGCTGGGCCTGACCGAACTCGCCACCCACCCGGATCTGCCGCTGCTGTCGATTGCTGGCGGGTTTGCACAGGAACTGATTCTGGGCGCTGGTATCGGCTTCGCGTTCGGGCGGCTCGGCGTGTGGCTGCTCAACCGCGTGAATCTTCCGCTCGACGGGCTGTATTACGTCTTCACGGTGGCGCTGGTCGCGGTGATCTACGGTCTCACGGCGCTGTTTCACGGCAGCGGGTTTCTGGCGGTGTACATCGCAGCCGTGATCCTGGGAAACAGCGATTTCATCCACAAGCGCACGCTCCGCCTGTTTCACGAGGGCCTGTCCTACCTGTTCGAGGTGGTGATGTTCCTGCTGCTGGGCCTGCTGGTCTTCCCCACTCAACTGCTCAGCGTGGCGCTCCCCGCGCTGCTGGTGTCGCTGGTGCTGATTGTGGTCGCACGCCCGGCGGCGGTCTTTCTCGGTCTGGCAGCCACGCGCATCCCCCTGACCCACAAAGCCATGGTGGCCTGGGTCGGCCTCCGGGGAGCGGTGCCGATCATTCTGGCGACGTTTCCGCTGCTGGCGAAGGTCGAGGGTGCCCACACGCTCTTCAACGTGGCGTTTTTCGTGGTCCTCGTCTCGATTCTGGTTCAGGGCACGTCGCTGCCGCTGGTGGCGCGTCTGCTGGATGTGAAGGTGCCGCTCGACAATCACCCGACCATGCCGCTGGAATACACGCCCACGGGGGCGGGCAAAAACGATCTGGTCGAACTGATCCTGCCCGCGCATTCTCCAGTGGTCGGGCAGCGCATCGTCGATCTGCACCTGCCTGCCGAAGCGCTGATCGTGCTGCTCCGGCGCGGAGACGAATACCTGATTCCACGCGGCAATACCAAGCTGTATGCGGGCGACGTCCTCCAGATGCTCGGAAGCAAAGCGTTTCTCGACGAAGTACGTGTTCGCACGGCTGCCGAGGATACCTGA
- a CDS encoding transporter substrate-binding domain-containing protein, whose protein sequence is MQRFTFLAVTLLIASSSAAAVSPATVTKGVLTIGQEGTYPPFSYKDAQGNLTGFDVDIAKAVAAKLGLKPQFVLTEWSGILAGLQVDKYDVIINQVGITAERQKNIGFSAPYAFSSPQIIVRKTGGAYQTLADLKGKRVGVGLGSNFEQQLRTAGGINVVTYPGAPEYLADLAAGRLDAAYNDRLLVGYLIKSQNLPIKGAGIIGQPEPVGIAMKKSNTALKAAIDKALLQMKADGTYAKISRQWFGQDVSKP, encoded by the coding sequence ATGCAACGATTCACATTTCTCGCGGTTACCTTGCTGATCGCCAGTTCCAGCGCCGCCGCCGTCTCGCCCGCCACCGTCACCAAGGGTGTCCTCACCATCGGTCAGGAGGGCACGTACCCGCCGTTCTCGTACAAAGACGCCCAGGGCAACCTGACTGGCTTCGACGTGGATATCGCCAAGGCAGTCGCCGCCAAACTCGGCCTCAAGCCTCAGTTTGTCCTGACGGAATGGAGCGGCATCCTGGCCGGGCTTCAGGTCGATAAGTACGACGTGATCATCAATCAGGTCGGCATCACGGCAGAGCGTCAGAAGAACATCGGCTTCAGTGCGCCCTACGCCTTCAGCAGCCCCCAGATCATCGTTCGCAAGACGGGCGGCGCGTACCAGACGCTGGCCGATCTGAAAGGGAAGCGGGTCGGCGTGGGCCTGGGAAGCAACTTCGAGCAGCAGCTGCGGACGGCGGGCGGCATCAACGTCGTGACGTACCCCGGCGCACCGGAGTATCTGGCCGATCTGGCCGCCGGGCGTCTGGACGCCGCGTACAACGACCGCCTGCTGGTCGGCTACCTGATCAAGTCGCAGAATCTGCCGATCAAGGGCGCGGGCATCATCGGCCAGCCGGAACCGGTCGGCATCGCGATGAAGAAGTCGAACACGGCACTCAAGGCTGCGATCGACAAGGCGCTGCTTCAGATGAAGGCCGACGGCACCTACGCTAAGATTAGCCGTCAGTGGTTCGGTCAGGATGTCAGCAAACCCTGA